The Phycisphaerae bacterium genome has a segment encoding these proteins:
- the hisA gene encoding 1-(5-phosphoribosyl)-5-[(5-phosphoribosylamino)methylideneamino]imidazole-4-carboxamide isomerase, translated as MYIIPAIDLRDGKCVRLIQGQYRRQITYNDDPVKQAEEFISAGAEWLHIVDLDGAKAGKPVNTDTISAIAALGKLKIEVGGGLRDEVSIKQLLDMGVGRVITGTKAVSDFEWFSEMAEKFSGKIVLGLDARDDKVATDGWTKNASEPLLEFAAKAAKLPIAAIIYTDIAKDGMMEGPNFERTEAVAAAVGVAVIASGGVSTISDIRKLSETGVKAVIIGRALYEGTLSLADAIKAAK; from the coding sequence ATGTATATCATACCGGCTATTGATTTACGAGACGGCAAATGCGTCAGACTTATCCAAGGTCAGTACCGCCGACAGATAACCTACAACGATGACCCCGTCAAGCAGGCCGAGGAGTTCATCTCGGCCGGAGCAGAGTGGCTGCATATCGTCGATTTGGACGGAGCCAAAGCAGGCAAGCCCGTCAATACCGATACAATATCAGCCATAGCAGCTCTGGGGAAACTGAAAATCGAGGTCGGCGGCGGATTGCGCGATGAGGTATCCATAAAACAACTGCTCGATATGGGAGTAGGGCGGGTAATAACAGGCACTAAAGCCGTAAGCGATTTCGAGTGGTTTAGTGAAATGGCTGAAAAATTCAGTGGTAAAATTGTGCTCGGCCTCGATGCGCGGGACGATAAGGTAGCCACTGATGGCTGGACAAAAAATGCTTCCGAACCGTTATTGGAGTTTGCGGCCAAGGCGGCGAAATTACCAATAGCGGCGATAATATATACCGACATTGCCAAAGACGGTATGATGGAAGGTCCTAATTTTGAACGAACAGAAGCGGTGGCTGCGGCGGTTGGGGTTGCCGTTATAGCTTCGGGCGGGGTAAGCACGATAAGCGATATCAGAAAACTATCCGAAACGGGGGTTAAAGCTGTAATAATCGGCAGGGCTTTATACGAAGGCACGCTAAGCCTCGCGGATGCGATAAAGGCAGCAAAATAA
- the amrS gene encoding AmmeMemoRadiSam system radical SAM enzyme, with the protein MKVQCELCPKSCLIEPGQSGECRVRINIDGVLRTVVYGYPCSAHVDPVEKKPFFHFLPGSKTFSLATVGCNLHCKNCQNWEISQANPEDSVASLCPPEKLVELTRSYDCQSLAYTYTDPVVYYEYTYDSAELARVNGIRNLLITAGYINRQPWQRLLNVVDAARIDLKSMSDDFYRDVCSATLKPVQDAIIQTRASGVHLEVIHLVIPTLNDKPEQLRELSRWVRANLGSEIPLHFSGFYPQYKMRHLPPTSAETLDMARNIAMEEGLDFAYIGNVQSENGQNTYCPGCKKVLIERVGYTVIQNRLKDGSCPDCGREIYGVWK; encoded by the coding sequence TTGAAAGTTCAGTGCGAGCTATGCCCGAAAAGCTGTCTGATTGAGCCCGGCCAGAGCGGCGAGTGCCGGGTCAGAATTAATATCGACGGCGTATTACGGACGGTAGTATACGGCTACCCGTGCTCAGCGCACGTTGACCCTGTCGAGAAGAAACCATTTTTCCATTTCCTGCCCGGCAGCAAAACGTTTTCACTTGCGACCGTCGGCTGCAACCTTCACTGCAAAAACTGCCAGAACTGGGAAATATCACAGGCCAATCCCGAAGACAGCGTTGCGTCATTATGCCCGCCTGAAAAACTTGTCGAGCTGACCAGAAGCTATGATTGCCAGTCGCTGGCATATACCTATACAGACCCGGTTGTTTATTACGAATATACTTATGATTCTGCCGAGCTTGCGAGGGTAAATGGAATACGAAATCTGCTGATAACGGCCGGCTATATAAACCGCCAGCCGTGGCAGCGGTTACTGAACGTTGTGGATGCCGCCAGAATTGATTTGAAGTCAATGTCGGATGATTTTTATCGGGATGTTTGCTCCGCGACACTAAAGCCGGTGCAAGATGCCATCATTCAGACAAGAGCAAGCGGCGTTCATCTTGAAGTGATACACCTCGTTATCCCAACGCTGAACGATAAGCCCGAACAATTGCGCGAGCTTTCGCGCTGGGTCAGGGCAAACCTCGGCAGCGAAATCCCCCTGCATTTTTCAGGATTTTATCCGCAGTACAAGATGCGGCATCTGCCGCCGACATCGGCGGAAACACTGGATATGGCTCGTAACATCGCTATGGAAGAAGGGCTTGACTTTGCTTATATAGGAAATGTTCAGAGTGAAAATGGCCAGAACACATATTGTCCCGGCTGCAAAAAAGTACTCATCGAACGTGTTGGTTATACTGTTATCCAAAACCGTTTGAAAGACGGTTCCTGTCCTGATTGCGGCAGGGAAATTTACGGAGTTTGGAAATGA
- the amrB gene encoding AmmeMemoRadiSam system protein B: MDRYSKFFLPGFMLGIFLLGGCDPKPVAPVKEIARAKADEPAAHAKVVFRSTLSGSWYSADAKTLSEQIEGIFEKADVEPINNVIALILPHAGYQYSGRTAAFGLKSAGRQYKRVIVIGPSHRVPMEDVLSVPMATHYETPLGQVPLDVEFINKLLEHPIFQNIPQADEYEHSTQIEVPLLQYVQKDFKLVLIVAGDCSVETIAQAGAILKSLVDDDTLVIASSDFTHYGPNYGYVPFREKIPEQLKKLDMGAFEYIKALDYKGFLEYRSKTGATICGFVPISILLSMLDETVETKLIKYTTSGELTGDFSNSVSYFSIAFSGKWGHSSQIKPEANVSELSKEDKKQLLTLARKSLVYFLRNRKVPDVSELNVTASDAMKLRRAAFVTLEENSQLRGCIGDIFPRQPLYKSVISNAINAGVNDRRFRPVTEAECNDIKIEISALTAPKPIASSDEIRIGIDGVVLNKNGYGAVFLPQVAPEQGWNISQMLTQLSLKAGLPSDAWKEGASFLVFQADVFGEDEK, from the coding sequence ATGGATAGATACTCAAAATTTTTTTTACCGGGTTTTATGCTTGGCATATTTTTATTGGGAGGGTGCGATCCAAAACCTGTCGCTCCGGTTAAAGAAATAGCGAGAGCTAAAGCAGATGAACCTGCGGCCCATGCCAAGGTTGTTTTCAGGTCAACACTTTCGGGTAGCTGGTATTCTGCCGACGCTAAAACACTGAGTGAACAAATCGAGGGGATTTTCGAAAAAGCCGATGTTGAGCCGATAAATAATGTTATCGCCCTTATCCTTCCGCACGCCGGCTACCAGTACTCCGGCCGGACCGCCGCTTTTGGATTGAAGTCTGCCGGCAGGCAATATAAAAGGGTGATTGTAATTGGCCCCAGTCATCGTGTCCCTATGGAAGATGTGCTCAGTGTCCCCATGGCGACGCATTACGAAACGCCGCTCGGACAGGTGCCGCTTGATGTGGAATTTATAAATAAGCTTTTGGAGCATCCGATATTTCAGAACATACCGCAGGCGGACGAATATGAACACAGCACCCAGATAGAGGTGCCGCTGCTGCAATATGTGCAGAAAGATTTTAAGCTTGTGCTGATTGTGGCCGGCGACTGCTCGGTGGAAACAATTGCACAGGCCGGCGCTATCTTGAAGAGTTTGGTTGATGATGACACGCTCGTTATTGCAAGCTCCGATTTTACCCATTATGGTCCGAACTATGGCTACGTCCCATTCAGGGAAAAGATACCTGAACAGCTAAAAAAGCTCGATATGGGTGCGTTCGAGTATATCAAGGCCCTGGATTACAAAGGCTTTTTGGAATATCGTAGTAAAACCGGTGCAACAATATGCGGGTTTGTGCCGATATCGATATTGCTTTCGATGTTAGACGAAACCGTTGAGACTAAATTGATTAAATATACGACTTCCGGCGAACTGACGGGAGATTTCTCCAACTCGGTCAGCTACTTTTCGATTGCTTTTTCGGGTAAGTGGGGACACTCTTCCCAAATTAAACCGGAGGCGAATGTCAGTGAATTGAGCAAAGAAGACAAAAAGCAGCTTTTGACCCTGGCCCGCAAATCGTTGGTTTATTTTTTGCGTAACCGAAAGGTCCCCGATGTATCGGAGCTGAATGTCACGGCCAGTGACGCAATGAAACTTCGGCGGGCGGCGTTTGTAACGCTTGAAGAAAATTCTCAGCTTAGAGGCTGTATAGGCGATATCTTTCCGCGACAGCCTTTGTATAAATCGGTCATCTCCAACGCCATTAACGCCGGCGTCAATGACAGACGTTTCCGCCCGGTAACGGAAGCCGAATGTAACGATATTAAAATCGAGATATCGGCGCTGACAGCGCCTAAACCAATTGCTTCATCGGATGAAATCAGAATTGGTATAGACGGCGTGGTGCTGAATAAAAATGGTTACGGGGCCGTGTTCCTGCCTCAAGTTGCGCCCGAACAGGGCTGGAATATAAGCCAGATGCTCACACAGTTGTCTCTCAAAGCGGGGCTGCCCTCAGACGCTTGGAAGGAAGGCGCGAGCTTTCTTGTTTTTCAGGCGGATGTTTTTGGCGAGGATGAGAAATGA
- a CDS encoding 4Fe-4S binding protein: protein MKSARGLLVFSYGLFTIAAQSLLFREFTTAFEGSDISVGVFFSSWFLWVGMGALLVYKNTTFAGKLLKNIEFLFLCYLPAFIAELVLIIHARQLAGIAPYVLIPIKAIVLLSIAVNAPVSIITGMLFPIACRWVRSEDELAVSRVYILEAAGSFLGGLGTTLLLAFGVSSARIFFILAFIISLSFFLVRFAKSKNMTWALVPACIFVCLFAGVDNKLSRQLQIIKWEKLLPKDTLQGSFQTAQAEYLYGVYHDQWVAVREGSTCEVLPDKTNAGRIAAIGLCQNPDAKRVLVVGSGLGLCYQFLNLRQIEKVTWANSDSEYVQKVSDFIPLKFRIDDQRLNLLSGDIRSSLAGEKQYYDLVILNLPDATSSVLNRYYTLEFYRQIKNAMRPDGVLAVRIAGGENIMGTELINLGASTKLTLQKVFSQLVLAPGDDTWFIASDSGKLTGDPGSLRDRFAAIKGGPDIFPPRALLSVYLPDRASIAMENYSGADLPDRLLINRDSRPLTYLYSLLLAAKQSGAPGTKFIKYLVLAGSLVFVVPILIFIVLRLIYILKTAQRGSPSSFDSSFLVFSAGWVGIGVVIVLMYLYQTYFGSLYLYIGVISSLFMAGLSVGAVLVRYLLSGKWRLKPQILLFASIFVYTAVLTAIIFWPGQQWTHPYFAVAFVLCGLCAGCFFPLAARQLADSAFETGEIGSKLETADHIGASVGGLLTSLALVPVLGTKVTLFIFILLVLANIPTVVLRLYAPEKVRYSAAAVFKLRRLGYILFGIGLSVTICSNLLNKTSGQLRSSLPQDVAHALVGRAHLELVSATIGDNARKINYFRVYDADEKLNGYIFSSADLAPEVTGFGGKINLAIYVDTAGRLIKFDITLSNETPSYLELLTNWRQFLTGRQLFQPGPFTGINATTGATFSSKAILSALEKSGVRFAGEILGNTPPALPLAQQARWPGAAGLYLITAFILAIIVIYRGGFWGRLTVLCFNLIVGGIILNAQYSSDQIVTLLSLHVPPIGLSGTFLLVVGVPLLVIIFGNIYCGYVCPFGAAQELLCYIIPRRFKPALSVESIQKAGFVKYVILFVLIMMFFVSRNRATLAADPLIAAFSGSSMLYTAVAGLIIAIALVGSVFYTRFWCRYLCPVGAFLSLLNKVALLNRFLPVKRFGRCEFGLTAKDTDCLYCDRCRYQTQEVASASGSASFLSRYLVVIVIVVGIFVSMASLNRFRDVIPAGISQPVVSISGAGQPRDVDLQRVRTMIQQRKLSDKEAEFYKKAEDNQRRK from the coding sequence ATGAAATCTGCCCGAGGCCTGCTTGTTTTCAGTTACGGGTTGTTTACTATCGCCGCCCAGTCTTTGCTTTTTCGAGAATTCACAACCGCCTTCGAAGGCAGTGACATAAGCGTCGGTGTATTCTTCAGTTCGTGGTTTTTATGGGTCGGCATGGGGGCGCTGCTCGTATATAAAAACACGACCTTTGCCGGCAAGCTCCTTAAAAATATTGAATTCCTGTTTTTATGTTACCTGCCTGCCTTTATCGCGGAGCTTGTTTTGATTATTCATGCGCGCCAGCTTGCGGGCATCGCGCCTTATGTGCTGATACCCATAAAGGCAATCGTGCTTTTATCAATCGCTGTTAATGCGCCGGTCAGCATCATTACGGGAATGCTGTTTCCAATTGCCTGCCGCTGGGTTCGAAGTGAGGATGAGCTCGCCGTTTCACGAGTGTATATTCTCGAAGCGGCGGGAAGTTTTCTCGGCGGGCTGGGGACAACTTTGCTCTTGGCTTTCGGTGTAAGCTCGGCAAGGATTTTCTTCATACTTGCTTTTATTATTTCTCTTTCATTCTTTTTAGTACGTTTTGCGAAGTCGAAGAACATGACGTGGGCTTTGGTGCCGGCGTGTATCTTCGTTTGCCTATTCGCCGGTGTTGACAATAAACTGTCACGACAGCTCCAGATTATAAAGTGGGAAAAGCTGCTTCCGAAAGATACTCTGCAAGGTTCCTTTCAAACAGCCCAGGCGGAGTATTTATATGGTGTCTATCATGATCAGTGGGTGGCTGTCCGCGAAGGCAGCACTTGCGAGGTCTTGCCTGACAAAACTAACGCCGGCCGAATAGCGGCCATCGGCCTCTGTCAAAATCCTGATGCTAAAAGGGTTTTGGTCGTCGGTTCCGGGCTGGGGTTGTGTTACCAGTTTCTGAATTTGAGACAAATAGAAAAAGTGACTTGGGCAAATAGTGACAGCGAATATGTTCAGAAGGTCAGCGATTTTATACCACTAAAATTTAGAATTGATGACCAGCGGTTAAATCTGCTAAGCGGTGACATTCGCTCGTCGCTTGCCGGAGAGAAACAATATTACGACTTGGTGATTCTTAATCTGCCGGATGCGACCAGCTCAGTTCTAAACCGGTATTACACTCTCGAATTTTATCGTCAGATTAAAAATGCGATGCGCCCAGATGGTGTGCTGGCAGTCCGAATAGCGGGCGGGGAAAACATTATGGGTACCGAGCTGATTAACCTCGGCGCCTCGACGAAATTGACGCTTCAGAAGGTTTTCTCACAGCTTGTCTTGGCGCCCGGCGATGATACATGGTTTATCGCATCTGACTCCGGAAAACTCACCGGCGACCCCGGCAGCTTACGGGACCGCTTTGCGGCCATAAAGGGCGGCCCAGATATTTTCCCGCCGCGGGCTCTGCTTTCTGTTTATCTGCCGGATAGGGCCTCAATTGCGATGGAGAATTATTCGGGTGCGGATTTGCCTGATAGACTGCTTATTAATCGCGATTCCAGACCGCTGACGTATTTATACAGTTTGTTGCTCGCGGCCAAACAATCAGGAGCGCCGGGAACAAAATTTATTAAATACCTTGTGCTGGCAGGCTCCCTCGTATTTGTTGTCCCCATCCTGATTTTTATAGTTTTGCGTCTTATTTACATTTTGAAAACAGCTCAGCGAGGTAGTCCCTCGAGTTTCGATAGTTCGTTTTTGGTTTTCTCAGCCGGCTGGGTCGGCATCGGTGTCGTGATTGTTCTGATGTATTTATATCAAACTTACTTCGGTTCGCTTTACCTTTATATCGGTGTTATTTCTTCCTTGTTTATGGCAGGCTTGAGCGTGGGGGCTGTTCTGGTTAGGTATTTACTTTCGGGCAAATGGAGGTTAAAACCGCAAATCCTGTTATTCGCATCAATATTTGTTTATACGGCAGTTTTGACCGCAATCATCTTTTGGCCGGGGCAGCAATGGACGCATCCGTACTTTGCCGTTGCGTTTGTTCTTTGCGGCCTGTGCGCAGGCTGTTTCTTCCCGCTTGCTGCAAGACAGCTTGCTGATTCCGCTTTTGAAACGGGCGAGATCGGCAGCAAATTGGAAACTGCCGACCACATTGGTGCTTCAGTAGGAGGATTACTGACAAGCCTTGCTCTTGTTCCTGTGCTTGGGACGAAGGTCACGTTATTTATATTTATTCTGCTCGTTCTGGCTAATATTCCCACTGTCGTCCTGAGACTATATGCGCCGGAAAAAGTTCGCTATTCGGCTGCAGCCGTTTTTAAGCTGCGCAGGCTCGGCTACATCCTGTTTGGTATTGGACTGTCTGTTACCATCTGCTCGAATCTGCTTAATAAAACAAGTGGTCAGCTAAGGTCATCTCTGCCGCAGGATGTTGCCCATGCGCTGGTCGGCCGGGCACACCTTGAACTGGTCTCGGCGACCATCGGCGATAATGCCCGCAAGATTAATTATTTTAGAGTTTATGATGCTGATGAAAAACTAAACGGCTATATTTTCAGCTCCGCAGATTTGGCGCCGGAGGTTACAGGTTTCGGCGGAAAGATTAATCTGGCCATTTACGTGGATACCGCTGGCAGGTTAATTAAGTTCGATATAACATTGTCCAATGAAACTCCTTCGTATCTTGAGCTTCTTACCAATTGGCGGCAGTTTCTCACAGGCCGTCAGCTTTTCCAGCCGGGACCTTTCACCGGTATTAATGCGACAACCGGTGCAACCTTTAGCTCTAAGGCGATTCTCTCTGCGTTGGAAAAATCCGGTGTCAGGTTCGCCGGCGAAATCCTCGGCAATACCCCGCCCGCGTTGCCGCTTGCGCAACAGGCGAGATGGCCCGGCGCCGCAGGATTATATTTGATAACCGCTTTCATCCTCGCCATTATTGTAATCTACCGTGGCGGGTTCTGGGGTCGCCTTACCGTCCTTTGCTTCAATCTTATCGTCGGCGGCATTATCCTGAACGCCCAGTATTCAAGCGACCAGATAGTGACACTGTTGTCTTTGCACGTTCCTCCAATAGGATTATCGGGAACCTTTTTGCTGGTTGTGGGAGTCCCGCTTTTGGTGATAATCTTTGGTAATATCTATTGCGGCTACGTCTGTCCTTTCGGCGCTGCGCAGGAACTGCTCTGTTATATTATTCCTCGCAGATTTAAACCTGCCCTCTCCGTCGAATCGATACAAAAGGCAGGTTTCGTCAAATATGTTATCCTTTTTGTTTTGATAATGATGTTCTTTGTCTCCAGAAATCGGGCGACGCTGGCGGCAGACCCGCTTATCGCTGCCTTTTCAGGTAGTTCCATGTTATATACGGCCGTCGCAGGCTTGATAATAGCGATAGCTTTAGTCGGCTCGGTTTTTTATACCCGCTTCTGGTGCCGGTATTTGTGTCCGGTGGGAGCTTTCCTGTCTCTGCTCAACAAGGTAGCTCTACTGAATCGGTTTTTACCCGTAAAAAGGTTCGGCAGATGCGAGTTCGGCCTTACTGCAAAAGACACTGATTGTTTATATTGTGACAGGTGCCGCTATCAGACCCAGGAGGTTGCCTCTGCTTCCGGTTCTGCGTCTTTTCTGTCTCGTTATCTCGTAGTGATTGTTATCGTGGTGGGAATTTTTGTATCAATGGCTTCATTGAATAGATTCCGGGATGTCATTCCCGCCGGCATCAGCCAGCCTGTTGTTTCAATATCAGGCGCCGGCCAGCCGAGGGATGTCGATTTGCAGCGCGTCCGCACAATGATTCAGCAGAGAAAACTATCCGACAAAGAAGCTGAATTTTATAAAAAGGCTGAGGATAATCAACGGCGGAAATAA
- a CDS encoding DUF2905 domain-containing protein has product MEFGPQQIGKWLILMGITIALAGGVVMILGRTGLFKLPGDLDFGGKNWRIYLPIASCIIISIVLTVILWLINYFRR; this is encoded by the coding sequence ATGGAATTTGGTCCGCAACAAATCGGTAAATGGCTAATACTGATGGGAATTACCATAGCGCTGGCCGGGGGGGTGGTAATGATATTAGGCCGGACGGGATTATTCAAATTGCCCGGCGATTTGGATTTCGGCGGCAAAAACTGGCGGATTTATCTACCCATAGCGAGTTGTATAATAATCTCGATTGTCCTGACGGTTATTTTATGGCTTATCAATTATTTCCGCCGTTGA